One Urechidicola croceus genomic window, CCCTTTTGAAAATTAAACGAATCTAATTCGGCTTGAGACATTGTGATATATGCTGTTCTTAACTTTGGTTCTACTTTTAAATTACTTAAGGCTTTTCCCAAAAGTTGTAAACGACTGTATGAGTTTGTATCATAAACATCATTGTGAATTTTAGCGTTTTTTGCTCCTTTATCAATCAAATCTGCTATAATTCTATGAGTTGTACTTGTTGTTGATGGAAATCTAAATGAACCTGTATCAGTCATTATACCAGTATATAAACAAGATGCTATATCAGCATTAATTTTATCTATATCTTCTAACTTTTCTAAAAAATGGTACACCATTTGGCAAGTTGAACAAATAGATGTATCTGAATAAATATATTCTCCTATTGAAGTATCTGGCTGCTGATGATGATCAATCATTATAAAAGTTCCTTCAAATTTTTCAACTGTGTTAGCCATATCATCGCCAATTCTATGCAGTGCGTTGAAGTCTAACAAAAATATAATATCAGCCTTTTTCAATGCTTTTTTTGATTGAGAGTTTTGCTTATCAAAAAAACGAACCTTTTTTGATGCAGGCATCCATTTTAAAAATTCTGGATAATCATTTGGCGCTACAACTGTTACATTATGCGTTTCATTTAAATAATGATACATTGCTAACGATGCTCCAATAGCGTCTCCGTCTGGGTTTCTATGTGGTATTATTACTATATTATGTGGTGTTGATAGTAATTTCTTTATTTCTTGTATTTGTTCTTTAGTCATAGGTTGCGAATATACAATTATTTGTTTATTCACTATTTGTTTTTAAAAGAAAACAGTACATTTGCACCCGATTAATAAACAAAATTAAATGGCAACAAATAGAACATTTACAATGCTTAAACCTGATTCAGTTGAAAAAGGGTATATAGGCGCAATTTTAGAAAAAATTAATGCTGCAGGATTCAAAATTGTAGCAATGAAAATGACACAAATGACTACTGCAGATGCAGAAACGTTTTATGCTGTTCACAACGAAAGACCATTTTTTGGTGAATTAGTTGAGTACATGACACGTGGTCCTATTGTGGCTGCAATTTTAGAAAAAGAAAATGCTGTTGAAGATTTTAGAGCATTAATTGGCGCTACTAATCCAGCAGATGCTGCTGAAGGTACTATTCGCAAATTATATGCTGCTTCAATGGGTGAAAATGCTGTACACGGTAGTGATAGTGATGAAAATGCTGCAATTGAAGGTTTTTTCCATTTTTCTGGAAGAGAACAATTCTAAGCACCTAAAAATAAAACTTTTAAAACCGATTTATTTAAATATAAATCGGTTTTTTTTTGCGTGAAATTAAGAATTTCATACTTTTGCACCCCATTAATAAGTTGTAAGTTCAACCAATGCTATGCTAAATGAAATTTGAAATAATCTACACAAATAATAAGGCTATTACTACTTTTAAAGATGATATTGGCGGATATGAAATTTTAAAAGCTTTTACTGAAATTATTGATTATATAGATTTAGATAATCTAAAATATATCATTTTCGATTATTCTAATATTACATCTTTTACTATTCCTCCAGATTATATTAAAACATTAAAAACTTTCACTC contains:
- a CDS encoding nucleoside-diphosphate kinase, coding for MATNRTFTMLKPDSVEKGYIGAILEKINAAGFKIVAMKMTQMTTADAETFYAVHNERPFFGELVEYMTRGPIVAAILEKENAVEDFRALIGATNPADAAEGTIRKLYAASMGENAVHGSDSDENAAIEGFFHFSGREQF
- a CDS encoding DHH family phosphoesterase; this encodes MTKEQIQEIKKLLSTPHNIVIIPHRNPDGDAIGASLAMYHYLNETHNVTVVAPNDYPEFLKWMPASKKVRFFDKQNSQSKKALKKADIIFLLDFNALHRIGDDMANTVEKFEGTFIMIDHHQQPDTSIGEYIYSDTSICSTCQMVYHFLEKLEDIDKINADIASCLYTGIMTDTGSFRFPSTTSTTHRIIADLIDKGAKNAKIHNDVYDTNSYSRLQLLGKALSNLKVEPKLRTAYITMSQAELDSFNFQKGDTEGVVNYALSLDGIIFAAIFIEDVEQKIIKISFRSKGKFSVNQFARNHFEGGGHDNAAGGRSTVSLEETVTNFLSLLPNYKTELLKSDEE